In bacterium, the DNA window GCTCCACCAGTCCATCTTGCAGAACTCTCAGCAACTTGGCCTGTGCGGGCATGGGAAGCTCTCCGAACTCATCCAGGAAAAGGGTCCCCTTATCCGCCGTATCGAACTTGCCAACCTGGTCGTTGATCGCGCCGGTAAAGGCTCCTTTCTTGTGACCGAACAGCAGGCTTTCGACAAGGCCTTCCGGAATCGCCGCACAATTTACAGCGACAAAGATATTTCGCGGCCTTCCACTCAAACAGTGAATGTACCGTGCGAATAGCTCTTTGCCGGTCCCTGTCTCCCCAAAGATGAGAACCGGGGCCTGTGATGGAGCCAGCATGGCACCCATCTCGAGTGAACGCTGCATCGCGGCGTGATCTCCCACAATGCCAAGCTGCACTCTGACGGAATCAACATCGGCTTGGCTCTCTTCAACAGGAATCGATGCATCCTGGAACCTGACGGTAGGGAACTCACGCGAGGTCAGATCCACCTCAGTCACGAGCGGGTGTTGTTTTGTTACAAAATGCGGGGGTCGCACATGGAGAATGCGGGCGGGAATTTCGCCGGAAGCCGTAAGGAGAACCCAACAGGCATGCATCTGGGGCGTTCCCGACGCGACTGCGACAAAGAAGCGTGCTGAAGAAAAATCCTCAATGATGCGATGAAGATGAGCTCTGAGCCCCCTGAATATCTCTTTGTAATTCGTCGGATCGGCAAGGTTGATTTCGAGAACGTGAACCTCGCTCCCGTGATGGATCTTCTTGATAGCGTCCTTTGTTTCCCTGGTAACCCGCTGCGTGCTTGGGGTATCGAAAAGAAAAATATGATCGAATGAGCGGGTAGATAGAAGGGAAAGGATGGGGCCAGGCTGTTCTTCCTCGTCAATTAATCCCTTAAAGTAGGGATCGTGATATCCTGTAAATGTAAGCAGAGCATCCATCAGTCTTTATCCGCATCTGTACAAGGGAAATTAGCTTCCCTTGCTCCCTTGTCTTCACCCATTCATCGACTCTTTTCTTTGCGAATTGATAAGAGCAACCCATTGGAGGGCTTTTTCCTTTTTACAGAATCATACGCCAGATGTAGCAAATACTATTCATGACTGGCAACATTAACGTGATGAAGTTACCGTGCCAGATTGGATGCCCGATTATTGCAAACATAAAAATAAATTAGCCAATCAAGGCCTGATAATCAAGTAAAATTCCCAAGGTACAATTTTTATAATTCAGCGACAGCTTAGCTTACACAACTTAAAAATTGCCAACCATATTAATTTTATATCAAGTAAAGAATTTTGGCTATTTTTAAGTGTTCGCTACAGGGGGCATTATTTTTGAGCATCCCTTACGGCTTCGGCAAAGATATTCTAAGTCTTCTTCAACTCTCAGTCAGCCAGCCCAAACCGGACATCCTCCTTGACTCGAATGCGGGATTTCTATAAATTCCCTCACTGCTGTTACAGGAGATTCTTTTCTCAGATTTTAATCATATATTTTACTAAAAGATCTTGTTCAATCCCCGCAGGTCTGAACAGGCTTCTCGGCTGGTTAGGCCATTTAAAAAACGCCACCACAGGGATCTCTAAGAGGAGGAAAGTCGTGAAATTATTAAAATTTTTTCTCTTCACTCTTATATTACAAACATCGGCTATGGGACAGACCCAGCTGTCGCGATGGGAAAAAGGCTTTCTCGACATTCATTTCATCAGCACCGGCAGGGGCAACTCGGCGTTCTATGTGATGCCAGACGGCACCACTCTTCTGGTTGATATGGGCGAGTTGCCGTCGAACAACGACGGCAGAGGATCCCCCGCGGTTCCGGACAGCAGCAAATCCGCGGCGCAGTGGGTGGCGGATTACATTCAGCAATTTCACCCTGACGAAAAAAAAGCCGCATTGGATTACGCGCTCATCACTCATTATCACGGCGATCACATGGGCTCAGCCAGAGAGGCGCAACAGACGCATCAAGAGGGCAAGTATAAATTATTCGGCATTACAGAACTGGGCTCCATCATTCCGATACGAAAGCTGATCGATCGCGGCTATGATCATCCGCTTGATTTCAGAGAAGCGGCCAAAGAACCGCGGTCCGGCAGCATGAGGGGATTGGGGCAGTTTGAGGACTATTGGAAATTCATCGAATACCAAAAGAAAACCAACGGACTGGTTTACGAAAAATTCCGCGTGGGATCGGTCAGTCAATTTCAATTAATCAAGAGCCGGGAGTATGCGGACTTTACCATAAAAAATCTCTTCGCCAACGGCGATGTTGCCGGCATCTATGACACTACCGTAGCCGTCAGAAAATTCAAAAAAGGAGAGATGGTTGACGAAAACAATCTATCCTGCGGCATAAAAATTTCTTACGGAAAATTCGATTTCTACACCGGCGGCGATATACCGGGCATCGGCCATACCGGCGAAGCCGATTTTTTCAGCATGGAATCCTATGCCGCGCCGGTCATCGGCCAGGTGGATGTCGCCACGCTGAACCATCACGGCAACCGCGATTCCCAGAATGAATATTTTGTCAGGACCCTGCAACCGCGCGTCTGGATCGGACAAAGCTGGACCGTCCGGCATCCGGGCGAGGAGGTAGTGCGGCGCATTACCAGCCGCTTTGTCTATCCGGGCGAACGGGATCTTTTCACGAATTTTCTTCACCCGGCCAACCGGACCTTTCTGGGCAGCATGGCCGAAGAGCACTACCAATCGACCTCCGGACATATTGTCCTGCGCGTGCAGGTCAAAGGCGACCAGTACGATATTTTCATCCTCGACGATAAAACGACGGAGAGAAGTGTGATCGGACGATTTTCTTATTTGTCGAGATGAGAATCAGTGGGTGTAAGACTGTCGGGCTATTGCCGGGATAACTCGCAAACGGTTCGGCTACAGAAAAACCTCACCGCGGGTGTCTTGTCGCTATCAACACTGGCTGAAATTGGAAATGATCAGCCAACGCATCGGATTATCAAGTGTGCAACATTTAGCGTTGCCTCGGCCGACATGGGTGAGCTCAGCCTAACACTTGTTCTCGCAAGCGGGCAGACGCA includes these proteins:
- a CDS encoding sigma-54 factor interaction domain-containing protein codes for the protein MHACWVLLTASGEIPARILHVRPPHFVTKQHPLVTEVDLTSREFPTVRFQDASIPVEESQADVDSVRVQLGIVGDHAAMQRSLEMGAMLAPSQAPVLIFGETGTGKELFARYIHCLSGRPRNIFVAVNCAAIPEGLVESLLFGHKKGAFTGAINDQVGKFDTADKGTLFLDEFGELPMPAQAKLLRVLQDGLVE